The window CTGCATAGCGGCAAGGATACGACCCTGGCTGGAGCTCAGGTCAAGGCTCAGACGATTGACGCGACAATCGACGGCAATCTCAATATTGCCTCAAGGCAAGATACCGATAAGTTTGAGAGCAAGAATACCAATATCGGTTTTGGTGCCAGCCTGTGTATTCCTCCGTTCTGTTATGGCGCAACGGCCGGTGCCAGTGGTAGTGCAAGTCTTGAACTCTCAAATGGCGGTTTGGATCGAGATTATCGTGCGGTCAAGGACCAGAGTGGACTGTTTGCCGGCAAAGGTGGATACAACATCAATGTTGGTAATAACACGACGCTGGAAGGCGCGGTCATTGCCAGTGATGCCAGTGTGGACAAGAACCTTATCGTCACGGATCGTCTGATTGTCAGCGATATCAAGAACAAGAGTGAAATCGACAGCCATAGCACCTCTGTTGCTCTGTCCGGTTCTTATGGCAGCGTGAAAGGCTTTGACGGCGGGATCAGTACTGGAATGCCCTTGGCACTGGGAGAGTCGAACAGTAGCAAGACTCGTAGTGCCGTAAGTGAAGGTACCATCATCGTCCGGGATGCCGCCGGCGCTTATGATCTGGTGGGGCTCAATCGCGATACCGCGCATGCGAATGAACCTTTGGATAAGCCGGACGAGAAGGCGCTGCAGGAGCGGATCGAGCTTCTGAAGAGCTCAATCGGCCTGACTAAGGACATAGTGGGTAAGGTGGCTGAGCAGGCGGAAAAGCAGGCCAAGAACTTGCTGGATGATGCCAAGAATACAAAGGGCAAAGAGGACATAGCGGCTGCTGAACTCAATTACAAGCAGGTGACCGAGAGCTGGGCTGCGGGTGGAAATAATCGTGTCGCTGCTGATATTGCCGCGGGTCTGATTGGCGCAACATTAGGGGGCGCAGGTGGGCTGACCTCGCTGGGAATTGTCGCCAATACCACAAAGGACGATACCAAGAAACTGATCGGCGACTATGCCGATACCCAGCGTGATCTGGCCAAGGACCCGGCTTCCAAGGCAGCCTGGGACGAACATGGCTCCGCCCGACTGGTATTGGAAATGCTGGCTGGTGCAACTCAGGGGATGTCCGGGACTGCGGTAGATGTGGTAACCGGGGCTGGTGGTCCGGCTGGCAAAGCGCAGTGGTCCGTGCTCAAGGAAAAGATTTCCAAACTTGAATTGAGCGACCAGTTGAAGAACATCCTACTGTCGACTACGGCTGCACTTACCGAAATGTAAGAGGTTGAGCAATACCTGATCCCGAGGGCTTGAAACAAGGTCATCGGGATCTCATGCATGTATCAGTTTCTTGACGCTCAAAAGTCGTCGAATTATGATGGTTGCCATTAAATTGATATTAACTGTATCGAGGGATCGTACATACAGGTTTATCCTCGGGATGAGGTTCCTCGCGGCCATGCCGCTCTGCGTTACCCCCCCCTATGAAACGCCTCCTTCAGTGGCTCGAGCGAAAATGACGGCTCGGGCCTGATGCCTTGTACTTGAAGAACACCTCGACCCATTCGTTTCCAGATTTCCCCCCCAGTCCGTTTTTTAAAGGAGAGTACTGCGTGAAGAAAATGCCGCAGGTGATGATGTCAGGGATGGCGGCAATCGTGCTGGCCACCCTTGCCGGTTGTGCGGCCCAGGAGACCTCCCGGGCGTTGCCGGTGCAGCAGGTCGAAAGCGTCAGTCGGCCCTATGTCGGCGCGCGTACACCGATTGCCGTCGGCAAGTTCGACAACCGTTCCAGCTACATGCGCGGGATCTTTTCCGATGGCGTCGACCGTTTGGGCGGCCAGGCCAAGACCATCCTGATCACCCACCTGCAGCAGACCAACCGCTTCAGCGTGCTGGACCGCGACAACATGGCCGAGATCCAGCAGGAGGCGACCATCAAGTCCCAGGCCCAGAAGCTCAAGGGCGCGGACTATGTCGTCACCGGCGATGTCACCGAGTTCGGGCGCAAGGAAACCGGCGACCAGCAGCTGTTCGGTATCCTCGGTCGTGGCAAGACCCAGGTGGCCTATGCCAAGGTCGCGTTGAACATCGTCAATATCGTGACCTCCGAGGTGGTCTATTCCACCCAGGGTGCGGGTGAGTACGCCTTGTCCAACCGTGAGATCGTCGGTTTTGGTGGTACCGCCAGC of the Pseudomonas vanderleydeniana genome contains:
- a CDS encoding CsgG/HfaB family protein; amino-acid sequence: MPQVMMSGMAAIVLATLAGCAAQETSRALPVQQVESVSRPYVGARTPIAVGKFDNRSSYMRGIFSDGVDRLGGQAKTILITHLQQTNRFSVLDRDNMAEIQQEATIKSQAQKLKGADYVVTGDVTEFGRKETGDQQLFGILGRGKTQVAYAKVALNIVNIVTSEVVYSTQGAGEYALSNREIVGFGGTASYDSTLNGKVLDLAMREAVNKMVDAIDSGAWKPGQH